From a region of the Ovis aries strain OAR_USU_Benz2616 breed Rambouillet chromosome 2, ARS-UI_Ramb_v3.0, whole genome shotgun sequence genome:
- the CAVIN2 gene encoding caveolae-associated protein 2, producing the protein MGEDAAQAEKFQHPGPNMRQEKPASSSPVPSSTPSPSLHLGSPEEAIRDNSQVNAVTVLTLLDKLVNMLDSVQENQHKMEQRQISLEGSVKGIQNDLTKLSKYQASTSNTVSKLLEKSRKVSAHTRAVKERMERQSAQVKRLENNHAQLLRRNHFKVLIFQEENEIPASVFVKEPVPSPGEGKEGEHADENKSLEETLHTVDLSSDDELPHDEEALEDSAEEKMEESRAERIKRSSLRKVDSLKKAFSRQNIEKKMNKLGTKIVSVERREKIKKSLTSNHQKISSGKSSPFKVSPLTFGRKKIREGESPAENETKSEDMPSSEMANDYEENSFAEGLSEASLTSALVEGKSTEGDAGTVASRGSDSAMDSNVDLTIVEDEEEESVVLEQAQQVRYAGDYVLASHEAERSEEEPVQPAVLQVDQTA; encoded by the exons ATGGGGGAGGACGCTGCACAAGCTGAAAAGTTCCAGCACCCAGGTCCCAACATGCGGCAGGAGAAGCCGGCCAGCTCCAGTCCGGTGCCGTCCTCCACGCCGAGCCCCAGCCTGCATCTGGGGAGCCCGGAGGAAGCCATCCGGGACAACTCGCAGGTGAACGCTGTCACGGTGCTCACGCTCCTGGACAAACTGGTGAACATGCTAGACTCCGTGCAGGAGAACCAGCATAAGATGGAGCAGCGGCAGATCAGCCTGGAGGGCTCGGTGAAGGGTATCCAGAACGACCTCACCAAGCTCTCCAAGTACCAGGCCTCCACCAGCAACACGGTGAGCAAGCTGCTGGAGAAGTCGCGCAAGGTTAGCGCGCACACGCGTGCCGTCAAGGAGCGCATGGAGAGGCAGAGCGCACAGGTGAAGCGTCTGGAAAACAACCACGCCCAGCTCCTCCGGCGCAACCACTTCAAAGTGCTCATCTTCCAG gaagaaaatgagATCCCTGCCAGTGTGTTTGTGAAAGAGccagttcccagcccaggggaagggaaggagggggagcACGCTGATGAAAACAAGTCCCTGGAGGAAACTCTGCACACAGTGGACCTCTCGTCCGATGATGAATTACCCCATGACGAGGAGGCCCTGGAAGACAGCGCAGAAGAGAAGATGGAAGAGAGCAGGGCAGAGAGAATAAAAAGATCCAGTCTCCGGAAAGTAGATAGCCTCAAAAAGGCATTTTCTCGCCAGAACATTGAGAAGAAGATGAACAAGCTGGGGACAAAGATCGTATCtgtagagaggagagagaagattaAGAAATCTCTCACTTCCAATCACCAGAAAATATCCTCAGGGAAAAGCTCCCCCTTCAAGGTCTCTCCTCTCACTTTTGGGCGAAAGAAAATCCGAGAGGGAGAAAGCCCAGCAGAGAATGAGACCAAATCAGAAGacatgcccagcagtgagatggCCAATGACTACGAGGAGAACTCGTTTGCAGAGGGTCTTTCCGAAGCGTCCCTCACCAGTGCCCTGGTGGAAGGGAAGAGCACGGAGGGAGATGCTGGGACGGTGGCCTCAAGAGGGAGTGACTCAGCAATGGACAGCAACGTCGACTTGACTATTGTGGAAGATGAAGAAGAGGAGTCAGTGGTCCTGGAACAGGCACAGCAGGTGCGCTATGCAGGAGACTATGTGCTAGCCTCCCACGAGGCAGAGCGATCAGAGGAGGAGCCAGTGCAGCCAGCTGTGCTCCAGGTGGACCAGACTGCTTAA